ACGCGAGTTTGGGTATCGGAGGCTGTACTAAGCCGTCGTTTGTATCTCGGACTTGTCGGCATGGAACTTGAACTGGTGCACGCACTCGCGCAGTTCGTGAGCCAACTGCTCCAGGATGTCACCTTCATTCGATAGCTGAATGCCGTCCTGCTGTGTCGATTCATGGATTTCACGCAGGTTGGCAATTTGCATTCTTAGGCGTTCGGCGGAGTCGACTTGATTCTGCGTCAAAGCCACGATGCCGCTCGTCTCGGCATTGATCGAAGCGACTGCTGAGCAGACTTCCTTAAACTGGTATGTTGTCCGGCTGCTTTTCTCAACACCAGTTTGAATGTGCTGGCGTGTTTGCTGGATCATCTGAGTGACCAGCGTGATGTTCTTATCGCAGTGACCAGCGAGTTCTTTGACCTGCTGGGCCACCACGGCGAAGCCGCGACCGGCCTCGCCAGAACGTGCCGCCTCGATCGATGCATTCAAGGCCAACATGTTGGTTTGTTTGGCAAGCTCCTGGATCGTTCCCACCGTCGCGATCATTTGATCAGCACTCTCTTCGATGATTTTCATCGACTGTTCTGATTCCGCGAGGCTCGTCTCGCTTTGATGAGCCATCGAGTTGGCCGCTTCGGTGGCTGCTTCCGCACGACGAACATTCTCGCGAATGGAATGAATCGATTGATGCAGTGCTTCCACTTCAGTCAGGATCGCGGTGAGCGATTCGCTCTGGATTTCGATTCCCTGCGAGAGGTTCGTTGAACTGGAATGCAGATGGCTCGAACTAGCGGTCACGTTATCGACGCTCTGCGAGAACATTGCGACAACGTGATTCCACGAGCGAATCGTACGATCCAGGTCGGTCTGAAGTGACTTCACATGCGGATCGCGAACGTCAGGGATATCAACGGTCAGGTCTCCCTGGGCTGCTAAGTCGAACACCGGTCGCAGTTGATCGATGGCTTGGTTCAAGTTTTGATGTTGGCGACGATGTAAGACTTGGTCTCGGCAGCGGGTTGATGCTTCCCGTAACGAAGAATAGATTCCGACCAAGAGGACGGCATCTTCAATGATCACCCAAGAAGCATGCTCAATGACTAGCATCAACGCAGGATCGGAAAGTCCGAAAATCGAATACGGCCAAAACAAACCACGTCCCAAGTGATCGACCGCCGTAATCACAGTGGCGATCAAGAGAACTAAGGGATCGCGATACAGCGACAAGAATGCCAGCGAGGCGAAGACATGAAAATGGACTTCCGTACGCCCCCCCGAAATATGAATGAACAGTGCGGAAAAACTCGCCTGCGAGATCGCCATCACATATCGTGTTAGGGGATTCTGCGATTGAAACCAGCCGAGATACGCGGGAACAACTCCAAGCAGTATCGCTAGAATCGCCGAACCCCACACGTGCGGATGGACGCTGCTTGCTTCGCCAGCCCATGTTTGTGGCGTAATCACGAGCGACAGGCCAAACGCGACCAGCCCTTGAATCAGCATTAACACAGCGAACAATCGATTGGTTCGAGCGTTGGCTGCTAACTCTTCCCGATGCAAGGTGGCCGATTCATCAGCATCCAGTCCGGAGTATTGGGGAAACAGAATCTTGCTAAGCATGGAATCGTCCTTCGCAACATTCGGGAGGATCTAAGGAAGGGGGTGAATCGAGAGGGAGATCTTCCGGCTTCTTTTCTAGAAGCGGGCACCCGAAAACAGGATAGCTCGATTCGGCGCTGTCGAATTCGACGAGCGTGGACTTCAAAATTGAAAGGCCCGTGTTCGCACCACGATGGCCGCGACTTGATGTGACGCCACCGTTGTAAACCAGTTTTCCTTCACGATCGTATAGCAGGCAGTGACCGCTGGTCGAAGCTCCAAACCTCTCCGCTTCCTGACCGGTGACGTCTGACACGAGTGTGACTTGTGGCCGGTCATTCCAGGACTGCAATTCGCGATAACAACCCCCCAGGGAATTATTGGACTGGGGCTGAAAGTCACCGAAACAAATTAGCGTCACTTGAAGATCATCGCTGCGGATCAGTGGCTGCAAGTTATCGAGGGTTGCACGCGTGCAAGGGCATTCTGGGTGAAGGAAAACCAGAAGATGTTGTTGCCCTTCGCAGCGGTTAATTTCCGTACTGCTGGGCCAGCTTTCAGGCACATCCGAAGGCGGTCCCGGCATGCTCCCGTACAGGGTCAACCAAGCGAACGTACTGCCAACCAAGATCAGCCAGACACTGAACGCGGTGACTTGGATCAGACACTTTGATGCCGCAGTTGGCATGGAACCCCCTGGTAGCGAAGAAGTTAGACGACACGAAAGAATCTAGGTCACTTATGGACCAGTCGTCCTGCCTCTGCGGGAAGCCGATTGGGTTTACCGGGGAGAATCCTGGGTGCGACGCGTATCAAACAGAGAATGAGGATGGGTTAAAGCAGGTGTAGCGGTCGTATCGAACGGGAGCTCGGATCTTGACGTGCTTCCTATTAAATGGAGCGATCATCCAGAACTGGCATCGCTAACTGCTCGTCTCTAGTGATTAAGGCCAATTCAACCTGGATGGCATTGAGATCGAGGTCACGGACGCATTTGGGCGTCCACGAACGTGCCAGCACCAGGAAATAGTCTCGCGACATCAAAACTGCCGAAAGGTGTTGGGGAAAGAAAAAAGCGGGCCGAGATGTAAAGTCTCGGCCCGCTTTCGTTCTATAGTCAATGCAATCTCAGACGCATTAGCGAATGAACAGCATTTCCTGGTAGGTTGGCAGTGGCCACAGATCGTCAGCGACGTAGCCTTCCAGTTCGTCAGCGAACTTGCGAACTTCGTTCATGGCTGGCAGAACTTCGTAGCAGCTGCACTTCGCTTTTTCGTGCCAGCATTCGATCGCGTCGGCTTTCGCTGCGACCGAAACCAGGGCGGCGACGCTGTCTTGCAGCGACTTGACCAAGCTGGTCATGGTGTCCAGCGTATCCTTGTCGAAGTCGTAGCCCAGAGCTTGCAGGTTCGCACAAGTTGCAGCCAGCTCGTTTTGGTAACGAACGGCAGCTGGGAAGATCATCGTGCGAGCCATCTCGACGGTGAGATTGGTTTCAACAACGATCGATTTGCAGTACTGTTCCAGGTAGGTTTCCAGTCGACTTTCCAGTTCACGTTCCGACAGAACGCTGTACTTGGTGAACAGCTCTTTGACTTCCGCCTTTTCCAGGAATGGCAAAGCATCGGCAGTCGTCTTCAAGTTCAGCAAGCCACGCTTTTCAGCTTCCTGGTGCCATTCTTCCGAGTAACCGTCACCGTTGAACACGACCATTCCATGTTCGTTCATGATGTCGGTGAGCAGCTTCTGGATAGCGCCATTGAGCTTCGAGCTATCGCCACCGGTTGCTTCTTCTAGCTTGGTCGCACAGTAGTCCAGCGATTCCGCGACGATCGTGTTCATCGCGACCAACGGACCAGCGATCGACTGGTTAGAACCAACCGCACGGAATTCAAAACGGTTGCCAGTGAAGGCGAAGGGGCTGGTACGGTTACGATCGCCAGCATCCTTAGGAAGCGGTGGTAGAACGTCAGCACCAATTTCCAGCGTCCCCTTTGGAATGGAACTGCTGGCACCGCCACCCTTGATTTGCTCGAAGACGTCGGCCAATTGATCGCCGAGGAAGATCGAGATAATCGCCGGAGGAGCTTCGTTGGCACCCAAGCGGTGATCGTTGGAAGCCGAGGCGACCACAGCACGCAGCAAACCTTGGAACTTGTGTACGGCACGAATGACCGCTCCACAGAAGACCAGGAACTGAGCGTTTTCGTGTGGGGTTTCACCTGGATCGAGCAGATTACCTTGCGAGGAGCTACCCATCGACCAGTTAACGTGTTTACCTGAACCATTGACGCCAGCGAACGGCTTCTCGTGGGTCAAGCAGGCCATGCCATATTTTTCGGCGACCTTACGTAGGATGATCATGATCAATTGCTGATGGTCGGTGGCCACATTAGCGAACTCGAACATCGGAGCGATTTCGTACTGGCCAGGAGCCACTTCGTTATGACGCGTCTTGACCGGGATGCCCAACTTGAACAGTTCTCGTTCCGATTCCAGCATGAACGCCAGAACGCGATCTGGAATGGCACCGAAGTAATGGTCGTCGAATTCCTGCCCCTTAGGGGGTGCAGCACCAAACAAGGTGCGACCAGCGTTGAGCAGGTCAGGGCGAGCGAAGTAAAAGTTGCGGTCGACTAGGAAGTATTCCTGTTCAGGACCGGCGGTCGAGCTGACCATTGCACCGTCGGTGTGACCGAACAGAGCGAGGATACGCTGGGCTTCCTTGTTCAAAGCCTGCATCGAACGTAGAACAGGAGTCTTTTTGTCGAGAGCCTCGCCAGTCCATGAAACGAACGCCGTCGGGATGCACAGCGTGGTCCCGTTGGGGTTTTCCATGATGTAGGCTGGGCTGGTGACGTCCCAAGCGGTGTAACCACGGGCTTCGAACGTTTGGCGGATACCGCCAGAGGGGAAGCTTGAACCGTCCGGTTCGCCCTGAATCAACTGTGATCCGCTGAACTCGGCGATTGCACTGCCGCTGCCATCTGGGCTCAAGAAGCTATCGTGCTTTTCAGCGGTGCTGCCCGTAAGTGGATAGAAGACGTGAGCGTAGTGCGTCGCACCCTTTTCGATAGCCCAATCTTTCATGGCCGACGCGACATAGTCAGCAACGGTTGTATCCAACTTCTCGCCCGTTTCAATCGTCTTCATCAACGACTTGAAAATCGGCTTGGGAAGACGGTCTTTCATGACCGATTTGCTGAAGACGTTCGCACAGAACAGTTCCTGGGTCGGCGTCTCCAAAAAATTCATGGCTGGGACGGAAGGCTTGTAGTTAGTCACCGCGGCGATGGCGGCCATTCGTGCCGTTCCGCCGACGTACCCGCTACCGCTGCCTGTGGTTGTTGTTCCGTTGGAACCCGCCTTACCTTTCGATGCCGTGCTCACTAGTGTGTGACCTCCAAAGCCTAGCGCGAACGGCGACCCCCAGAGGGATCCGCGTCACGCCCTATATTGATAAAAATCCCTTACCGTCAAATAGCTTCGCGATCCCTGCTGAAGCGTTGTGCGGGATGAAAGCAAGTATCATGCCGCAGCGTCAGAAGATGCAAAACTGCTAGAAAACGACCCCAGAAGAGGCGTCCGGTGCGCGCAAAAGTAGCGTGACCTGCATAGAAATGTAGCAAAAATGACTTGCCGAGGCCTATTTCTTGAACTTTGCAAAAAGGGTGCCGATGCGGATTGGGGATGAGTACAACTTTTGCCCACCATTCGCAGTGCGTTGACATTGGATCCCTTCGCTGACAAGAAGACCAGTTCGTTCCTACGGCTCAATCTCTCGGTTGAGCGGTCACTTCCGGTCAACTTAAGGCGTGACCAACCGGTTTGGAAGTAGGCAATATTTCTGACGAGCCGTTTTTCTTCCTTTCTCTGATAAGTTTGGCCTTATCAAAGGAGTTCCTATTCTCCTGGAACTCAGATTCACGATTCTTCATCGATCGACGATCACCGAGTAGATGCCCCCGGGCACTGAAAACAGTTGAGTGGGCGGATCCGATTTCGCGATTACTTCCCAGGGAGCGGTAAGCCAAACTTGTCGGAGGTGCCGCAGGATATTGGAAGCATCGCCTCGGCTAAAACGCCGCATCAAGATCGGCTTCCCAAGGTGAAGAGAGAGAGGTTCGATGAGCGGGCGATCTTCAGTGACTTTCTATGGTTAAGCCTGCTTTAGCAGCTTGCGCACTCTAGGAAGACCGACTGCGATTGGAACGGGAAGAACCAATATTTTTGCCTATAAGCGCGAACACGTTAGTTGAGAACGGCTCTTCACTTGTCTACGCTACTGAGTCTGGATCCCCGCAAGAGGCAGGGTTTTTGTGGCGATTGAACGCCGGGAAACTTATTGGGGGATATCTTGTGACACGTTTCTTCGTGGGCAATTCGTTTGCCGTCGCTTTATTGCTGGCTGTTTTGATCATCACACGTCTTAAGGGTCAAGACGCCGCCCCTGAGGTTCTGCTATTTCCAGGTCTGGGGGAACACAGCTGGAAGATTTCAAGCGAAGTTCCGAAGGCTCAGGCCTATTTTGATCAGGGGCTCGCCTTTATGTATGGCTTCAATCATGACGAAGCCATTCGCAGCTTTCGTGTTGCTGCCGAAGAAGATCCCTCGTGTCCGATGAATTGGTGGGCAATCTCATTGGCGAATGGACCAAATATCAATTATCCGCTACTCGACGAAAAGCATGCTCCCCAGGCCTGGCAGGCACTTCAGAAAGCTAAAGAACTAGCAAACAACGGTTCGCCGTTGGAGCAAGATCTCATCGCTGCTTTAGAAGCAAGGTATGCCGATCCTCCTCCGGAAGATCGTAATCAATTAGATCAGTCCTATGCCGACGCCATGCGCAAGGTTTGGAATAAATATCCCGATCAGCCTGACGTAGGAGCTTTGTTCGCGGAAAGTTTGATGGACCTTTGGCCATGGGATCTCTGGCAAAAGGCGGGAGCGGCCAATCCAGATACAGCCGAGGTTATGCAAACTCTTGAGCAGGTCTTAGAGTTATCTCCTAATCATCCCTTGGCGTTACATCTCTACATCCACACGCTCGAAGCTTCAGGCGAAGTGAAGAAGGCAGCCGACGAGGCAGATCGTTTACGTAACCTACAGCCAGGGCTTGGGCACATGGTTCACATGCCTTCACATATCGATGTCCGCTTAGGGGCGTGGCGAAAGGCAATCGCTGCCAATGAGAAAGCGATCGTTGCCGATACGGCTTATAAGAAACGTTCGCCAGACCAAGATTTCTTTCGGATCTACATGGCGCACAATCGCCACATGTTGGCTTTCGCCGCGATGATGATTGGCCAAGAGAAAGTTGCGACTGAACAAATTAATATGATGTTGGAAGAAATGCCGGAGAAGTGGGTCGAAGCGAACGCTCCCTTTGTCGACGGAATGCACAGCATGCCATACGAAATGCACATCCGTTTTGGCCGCTGGGATGCCATTCTTGCGGAGCCAGAACCAGCGAAGCATTTCCCAATCTGTAGAGCGATGCGTCACTTTGCCCGAGGTGTGGCATACGCAGCCAAAAAGCAGCCCGAGAAGGCCCGCGCAGAGCAAGTGGAATTCCGTCGTTTGAAGGAAGAGGTCCCGGAAGAGGCATTCTTTGCATTGAACGTCGCATCGATTGTATTGGCGGTTGCCGACAACATGCTCGAGGGAGAAATCCTTTATCGCGAAGGTAACGTTGATGCCGCGATTGCGAAGCTCGAGAAGGCCGCCGAACTGGAGGACGATCTCCGCTATACCGAACCGCCTGATTGGATCCAGCCGGTTCGTCACGCACTGGCCGCGACACTGATGGATGCGAAACGCTACGAACACGCCGAGAAGGTCCTAAGGCGTGATCTAGAAATTCACCCTCACAACGGCTGGGCACTGTACGACCTGGCACGAAGCCTGCGGATGCAAGGAAAGCTGGAAGAGGCTAACAAAGTTCAAGCTGAATTCGAAATCGCTTGGCGAGATGCTGACGTTCAAATGACTTCAGCTTGCATGTGCCTGCCGGGCGACGGTTAGAGCTTGCGTGAATGTCGTTTCCTTTTTTCAGTTGAACTGGTCAGTGCTGAGGTGAGTTGAATTGTCTTGATCAGAGCCGGCGGTGGATGGATGAAGGTTCGCAGTCTCCCGCCTTCTTCTGCGTGGTAGGCACCAACGCTCGACCCCATACCAGCTGGCGATCCCAGCGAGAATCGATGCTGGCGTAGCCAACAAAAATAACAAGAAGGGGTTCATCGAACCGCCATTTGCATAAACGATCATCTGCTGAATCGGAAACGCGTAAAGGTAGATGCCGTAAGAGAAGTCGCCATATTTGCCGAAATGGTGAAAACAAATACGTCGCTGAAATGCTGCATAGAAAACTGCGTAGGTCATCGCGACAGGAAGTATTAGCGGTTTGACGATTGGCACTAATCCCGCTAAGAGGCAACCCGCCAAGCTGACAAAAAACCACGTCTTGTGAAACTCGATTTTCTCGCGGTACTCGTAGAAGCATGAACCAACAAGAAAGAATGAACTTGTCTTGATTAGCAAAAAAAGCCGTGGGTGAACGGACAACTCGTAGATATCCGCGCCAACATTTATGGCTGCTGCGACAAGGAGCACAACTCCTGTAAAGATCGCCAAACGTCTTGGGGATCTTAACAATTGAGCGAATCCAATGCCCATCAATACAAGGTAACAAGCCCACTCATATGGAATTGACCAAAGGGAGCCATTGATTGTTCCGCTGTAGATGTTAGTCGCGAATGCTTTTGAGGTTTCGAATTGCTTGAGGATAAGAATACCTGGTATCCAATTCAAAAACTCTCGCAATGAAATCATAGACATTGCAAGTAGGATGATTATGGTTAGAAGATTGACCGTTAGCCATCCTGGGTATATGCGTAAAAATCGTTTTCGCATGTAATCGAACAAGGACTTTCTACGCTGCCAGCTTGCTAAGATGAGATAGCCACTAATTGTGAAGAATCCCGCGACAGCTAAGTCGCCCATGGTCGTTTCGAACATCATAAAAAACGGTTCAGAATCGTTGCTTCCCGTTCCTATTGGGAAGGAGTGTGAAAGGATTACGATGCAAGCAAAGAAGAATCGGATAATGTCGAAGTTGTTGGACTGCGATGAGTTGGCGTCGACTCGCATTCTTACTCTCAGGTTAGGCAGCTAAGAAATAATTGCGAAGATCGGTGCCACCTAATCCGATATTCGTTTTGCGACGCGCTTCATCACAATGGCCCGTTGTTCATGCTGATCATAATTGATTGAGGATGAGACGCGAGATGTTTTAGATAAAAAGGCCGTGGTCGGTACAGGATCCTTCGGTACAGGATCAGCGATTTATCGCGAAGAATTGATTGGTTGGCGAGGACTCAAGAGCTAATGCCATGAATGATGGGACTGTCCTGGCAAGGAAGGTGCTCGTTCAAGAAATCCAACAGGCCGAAGGCAATACCTCCGGCCTGTTGAGGTTTTTTGTTAATGTGGAGTACTTAAATGAACAAAAAACAATTTGCCTCAAAACCTTGGATAATGCCTAGTTGAAACTCACCCAAAGTCATCGATTCCATTAATCCATTACATGGACTTGTTCGACTGGGGGAAGCATCTCTTGCGCCTTAGGATTAGTTAGCGTTGCTGGCACTGGTTCCTGGTGGCATTGGTACCCCCAGCCCTCTGGGAAGGTGTCCCAGCATGTTGCTCGGTATCCATAGTGAAGGTAGTCAGGGCCGCAGGGCGTCCTGCGGACAGCTTCTTCGCCGACTCCGCAATACAGATTGCGAGCATCAACTGGGCAGCATTGGTCCTTCTTGGTTGCTGAGCAACCTACGATGAGTAGGAAACCCACAACGAGTAACAACTGCTTTCCCCGTGACTCAATTCTTTTCAAATACATCGTGAACTACCCAAGCTTTGAATTAAGGAGGTAAGCCGCTCTAGGCTGAAATTCGGTATCGGTGAGCGGACTTACCAGGAGAATGTTCCAATTTAAGATACTTCGCGAATCGACATTAGAAGTTGTTCAGGTTCGTATTGGTTCTGTCGAATAGGTGAATTGTTCGAGCAGTCTGTGTACCAAGTAGCGTCACCCCGAGCACTCGCTCGATTGGAGAGATTAGCTTGGCCAATGCCGTATCGAACGCGACAAGCTTGTTCTCGGCCACAAAGACGCGGTCGCCCGGCATCAATTGGTAGTTTGTGGCAACGTCACCACGCTGGGTGATACCTTGCCAGTCAATCGGTAGAATTTGGTCTCCACATTGTCCATTCGGGCCAGGTCGAGCGATCCACATACGCGTGGAATTGGCACTCGAGAGGCTATCAATTTGGCTAAGTGCATCGAGTGCGGTGTCTTTGCCAGTAATCGGCATTGGCACAACACGATCGCCTAGCCCAGCCCCTTGGAGAACGACGTAATAGATCTTGCTGTTGTATCCGAATACATCGACAGCCACTTCAGGGTTCGCAAATCGAGTGGAGAGGAACTGTTGGATAGCACTTTTGGCTTGATCAACCGTCATGCCAACAACGCGAACTCGCCCGTAGCTTCCCAGGGTGACAGTGCCGTCGGGAGCAACCAGGTGTTCTCCGGAAATCTCCTGGTGTGCTGAGATTCCTGCCAGGCGAACCCAGACAACCGGGTTCTGGACGTGAACAGCCAGACGCTCCCGGATAACGGCTTGCGCTTCGGGAACGGTAAGCCCTGCTAGGCGAAGCGGTCGGTAAGCACCACCAAGTGTCTGCTCGTCATATCCGAAACCCAGAGTGACGGTCCCGTCGATACCGACGGTATATTCACCAATGACTGGCTGCTCTTCTGGAAGCCCCGACGTTTCGACGGTAATCGTGTCGAGCGGATGAAGGGTGTATGGAGCATTGGGGATCAGGTTAACTGCTTGAATGCTGAGGAGGTCAGGTGGCTCGATTACATAGTCCGGCATCGTAACCATCTGTAGTTCTTTGGGTTGCTCCGGATAGATCGGGGCATTGTGTTCCGGATGATCGAGATAACGATCAAATGTGTGATTGAACGTCTGGCAGCCCATGAAACTGCAAACCAGAACTGTTAACAGTGCCACGAGTTGATACTTTTGCATGTTCATTTAAACGAGCCGATTGCCAGTATGTGTTTGGGCCATCCGAGGGGCATTGGGGTATTCACCCTGCGTTCCCCTCAAAAAGTCGGTACATATTGCGTACAATGCAGTACATATGGAATTGTCGGCGTTTTTATGACAATCCTTCAGACCAGAAGTGGGATCTCGCCGATTTTATGCATAGGAAAGGCAGAAAACTTGCTTGCCCGGAAATCGCACTGAGAAGGAGAGAGTTATGTATGTAACATCGATAAGGAATAACGTTATGGTCCGCGGTGGGCTTTTTCTGCTTGTCGTCGGCGTAATCTGGATGATGGGAGAGGGGAGTGCTAATGCCCAGTACGGCTATCAGCGATATCGCCCAGCGACTCCAGTCCTCAGTCCTTACCTTGGATTAACGGCCTCAAACAACGGCGCTTTGCCGAACTATTTTGCTTTCGTGCGGCCGCTTGAGGCAGCTCAGCAAACAATTCGCGAAGAGAACCGCGTCTTTAGTCAGCAGCGGAAAGAGCTAATCATCCAACGCAATCAGCTACAGCAATTACAGACGGAATTTGGGCAATCGGTTGCCGCGCCTACCGGCCAGGCTGGTTGGTTCCGAACGCAGGGGCGACAAAGTGGCTTCAAAAACACGTCGCATTATTACCAGCGATGGCAGAGATGAGCCGATCGCTTGGCGTCTAGGCCATTGACGTCAAGTGGGTGAAAACATGTT
The genomic region above belongs to Blastopirellula marina and contains:
- a CDS encoding methyl-accepting chemotaxis protein, which translates into the protein MLSKILFPQYSGLDADESATLHREELAANARTNRLFAVLMLIQGLVAFGLSLVITPQTWAGEASSVHPHVWGSAILAILLGVVPAYLGWFQSQNPLTRYVMAISQASFSALFIHISGGRTEVHFHVFASLAFLSLYRDPLVLLIATVITAVDHLGRGLFWPYSIFGLSDPALMLVIEHASWVIIEDAVLLVGIYSSLREASTRCRDQVLHRRQHQNLNQAIDQLRPVFDLAAQGDLTVDIPDVRDPHVKSLQTDLDRTIRSWNHVVAMFSQSVDNVTASSSHLHSSSTNLSQGIEIQSESLTAILTEVEALHQSIHSIRENVRRAEAATEAANSMAHQSETSLAESEQSMKIIEESADQMIATVGTIQELAKQTNMLALNASIEAARSGEAGRGFAVVAQQVKELAGHCDKNITLVTQMIQQTRQHIQTGVEKSSRTTYQFKEVCSAVASINAETSGIVALTQNQVDSAERLRMQIANLREIHESTQQDGIQLSNEGDILEQLAHELRECVHQFKFHADKSEIQTTA
- a CDS encoding glutamine synthetase III, translated to MAAIAAVTNYKPSVPAMNFLETPTQELFCANVFSKSVMKDRLPKPIFKSLMKTIETGEKLDTTVADYVASAMKDWAIEKGATHYAHVFYPLTGSTAEKHDSFLSPDGSGSAIAEFSGSQLIQGEPDGSSFPSGGIRQTFEARGYTAWDVTSPAYIMENPNGTTLCIPTAFVSWTGEALDKKTPVLRSMQALNKEAQRILALFGHTDGAMVSSTAGPEQEYFLVDRNFYFARPDLLNAGRTLFGAAPPKGQEFDDHYFGAIPDRVLAFMLESERELFKLGIPVKTRHNEVAPGQYEIAPMFEFANVATDHQQLIMIILRKVAEKYGMACLTHEKPFAGVNGSGKHVNWSMGSSSQGNLLDPGETPHENAQFLVFCGAVIRAVHKFQGLLRAVVASASNDHRLGANEAPPAIISIFLGDQLADVFEQIKGGGASSSIPKGTLEIGADVLPPLPKDAGDRNRTSPFAFTGNRFEFRAVGSNQSIAGPLVAMNTIVAESLDYCATKLEEATGGDSSKLNGAIQKLLTDIMNEHGMVVFNGDGYSEEWHQEAEKRGLLNLKTTADALPFLEKAEVKELFTKYSVLSERELESRLETYLEQYCKSIVVETNLTVEMARTMIFPAAVRYQNELAATCANLQALGYDFDKDTLDTMTSLVKSLQDSVAALVSVAAKADAIECWHEKAKCSCYEVLPAMNEVRKFADELEGYVADDLWPLPTYQEMLFIR
- a CDS encoding tetratricopeptide repeat protein, which translates into the protein MTRFFVGNSFAVALLLAVLIITRLKGQDAAPEVLLFPGLGEHSWKISSEVPKAQAYFDQGLAFMYGFNHDEAIRSFRVAAEEDPSCPMNWWAISLANGPNINYPLLDEKHAPQAWQALQKAKELANNGSPLEQDLIAALEARYADPPPEDRNQLDQSYADAMRKVWNKYPDQPDVGALFAESLMDLWPWDLWQKAGAANPDTAEVMQTLEQVLELSPNHPLALHLYIHTLEASGEVKKAADEADRLRNLQPGLGHMVHMPSHIDVRLGAWRKAIAANEKAIVADTAYKKRSPDQDFFRIYMAHNRHMLAFAAMMIGQEKVATEQINMMLEEMPEKWVEANAPFVDGMHSMPYEMHIRFGRWDAILAEPEPAKHFPICRAMRHFARGVAYAAKKQPEKARAEQVEFRRLKEEVPEEAFFALNVASIVLAVADNMLEGEILYREGNVDAAIAKLEKAAELEDDLRYTEPPDWIQPVRHALAATLMDAKRYEHAEKVLRRDLEIHPHNGWALYDLARSLRMQGKLEEANKVQAEFEIAWRDADVQMTSACMCLPGDG
- a CDS encoding acyltransferase family protein, with amino-acid sequence MRVDANSSQSNNFDIIRFFFACIVILSHSFPIGTGSNDSEPFFMMFETTMGDLAVAGFFTISGYLILASWQRRKSLFDYMRKRFLRIYPGWLTVNLLTIIILLAMSMISLREFLNWIPGILILKQFETSKAFATNIYSGTINGSLWSIPYEWACYLVLMGIGFAQLLRSPRRLAIFTGVVLLVAAAINVGADIYELSVHPRLFLLIKTSSFFLVGSCFYEYREKIEFHKTWFFVSLAGCLLAGLVPIVKPLILPVAMTYAVFYAAFQRRICFHHFGKYGDFSYGIYLYAFPIQQMIVYANGGSMNPFLLFLLATPASILAGIASWYGVERWCLPRRRRRETANLHPSTAGSDQDNSTHLSTDQFN
- a CDS encoding polysaccharide biosynthesis/export family protein, whose amino-acid sequence is MNMQKYQLVALLTVLVCSFMGCQTFNHTFDRYLDHPEHNAPIYPEQPKELQMVTMPDYVIEPPDLLSIQAVNLIPNAPYTLHPLDTITVETSGLPEEQPVIGEYTVGIDGTVTLGFGYDEQTLGGAYRPLRLAGLTVPEAQAVIRERLAVHVQNPVVWVRLAGISAHQEISGEHLVAPDGTVTLGSYGRVRVVGMTVDQAKSAIQQFLSTRFANPEVAVDVFGYNSKIYYVVLQGAGLGDRVVPMPITGKDTALDALSQIDSLSSANSTRMWIARPGPNGQCGDQILPIDWQGITQRGDVATNYQLMPGDRVFVAENKLVAFDTALAKLISPIERVLGVTLLGTQTARTIHLFDRTNTNLNNF